One window of the Periophthalmus magnuspinnatus isolate fPerMag1 chromosome 17, fPerMag1.2.pri, whole genome shotgun sequence genome contains the following:
- the LOC117385585 gene encoding uncharacterized protein LOC117385585, translating into MYRPNNPRFNVPPGANRGQHFGPGHSGRAPEDFRKNVPPPHVQNKDAGKSNQPQAPNLPPALKKTLGPEINKWKSSFTTVNEDDEGTKSSCDKRGSPDRSRPRSHLYDPYEPIKSDSDDHPFPEPPEESKKSRSRWDIDARQRASEKRASENRASENRASENRASENRATEHRATEHRATEHRPEIATTVPLSPPPQPPPLLPHQQQPPLLLPPPLLPPHHLPPHHLPPHHLPPHHLPPHQLPPHQLPPHQLPPHQLPPHQQPPHQLPPQQQPPQQQPPQQQPPQQLPPQQLPPQQLPPQQLPPPQLLSERDYKQSSGFSGPDPLPPPRPEVNDTDKNELLTDNNLISCDLCEVEVSNGQELEEHLDSKTHWDTLEFIQKHNNYDDMVIAFLQDVMLYKSRKCSRAIEDTALQALQDYDHMTKVEMFHCAACNAFVPTCASAVQNHITTQGHITNTKKFKDRQRRLCVNKASTMMKELTPQFQSFVKGLSPFE; encoded by the exons atgtaccGGCCAAATAACCCGCGCTTTAACGTCCCACCTGGTGCAAACAGAGGACAGCATTTTGGACCCGGACATAGCGGGAG GGCACCAGAAGATTTCAGAAAGAATGTACCACCACCACATGTTCAAAATAAAGATGCAGGCAAATCCAATCAACCTCAAGCTCCAAATCTACCACCAGCACTTAAAAAAACAC TTGGCCCAGAGATTAACAAATGGAAATCGTCGTTCACAACAGTCAATGAAGATGATGAGGGCACGAAAAGCAGCTGTGACAAAAGAGGCTCTCCAGACAGAAGTAGACCCAG GTCTCACTTGTATGACCCCTATGAACCCATCAAGTCTGACTCTGATGATCACCCATTCCCAGAACCACCTGAGGAAAGCAAGAAGTCTCGTAGCCGCTGGGATATCGATGCGAGGCAGCGGGCGTCAGAGAAGCGGGCGTCAGAGAACAGGGCGTCAGAGAACAGGGCGTCAGAGAACAGGGCGTCAGAGAACAGGGCGACAGAGCACAGGGCGACAGAGCACAGGGCGACAGAGCACAGACCAGAG atTGCCACTACGGTTCCATTATCACCACCCCCACAACCACCCCCACTTCTACcacaccaacaacaaccacccCTACTTCTACCACCCCCACTTTTACCACCCCACCATCTACCACCCCACCATCTACCACCCCACCATCTACCACCCCACCATCTACCACCCCACCAGCTACCACCCCACCAGCTACCACCCCACCAGCTACCACCGCACCAGCTACCACCGCACCAGCAACCACCCCACCAGCTACCACCCCAACAGCAACCACCCCAACAGCAACCACCCCAACAGCAACCACCCCAACAACTGCCACCCCAACAACTGCCACCCCAACAACTGCCACCCCAACaactaccaccaccacaacTACTGTCAGAACGTGACTACAAACAGTCGTCTGGATTTTCAG GACCTGATCCGTTGCCACCTCCCAGACCAGAAGTTAACGATACCGACAAAAATGAATTACTAACTGATAA TAACCTGATAAGCTGTGACCTGTGTGAAGTGGAGGTGTCGAATgggcaggagctggaggagcaccTGGACAGTAAGACGCACTGGGACACACTGGAGTTTATCCAGAAGCACAACAACTACGACGACATGGTCATAGCCTTCCTCCAG GATGTGATGCTGTACAAAAGCCGAAAGTGTAGTCGTGCAATTGAAGACACTGCACTTCAAG CTCTGCAGGACTACGATCACATGACCAAGGTGGAAATGTTTCACTGTGCGGCCTGTAACGCCTTTGTCCCCACATGTGCCTCCGCTGTTCAGAATCACATCACCACACAAGGACATATCACTAACACAAAG aAGTTCAAAGATCGACAGAGACGGTTGTGCGTGAATAAAGCCAGCACAATGATGAAGGAGCTCACCCCACAGTTTCAGTCTTTtgtaaag GGTCTAAGTCCATTTGAATGA
- the znf644a gene encoding zinc finger protein 644a isoform X3 — MAAEMSCLTGVDAEDKDADPEINALMLMQEPLRMTSCTDAFSKSLGQPNSVLDVLSSEDMLSPVGLGNGPSVHQPTEAHELNSFSNDKEEEKNITPLKTVQEIGGMWDFDIDSPEDSSDNFNSPSNIPWDSQKELMQFLWDSHGDSPGEEPKEEATPPDIPKRRKRKMDMVVMVDPSEELFPSEDQEDEIPVIKVCKPRMSPSRMSPTRNVTKYTNGTTKPIKHILYSTATSNSKQNSINHELSPLKSQFTINSYSEKPQEYTCTKCKIVFKKQNLLDYHMKSHTQQLKPYVCKECGKSFKKSGFLIEHMSVHKPKTVDKKSSTPQWLYCPQCSFGTTCPNKFVHHAKTHQKDKRKIVLKCEKCQFKTEDESDFRKHTVMRHSVPMPKKHEEKSSFTCNICSSYKTFSKLVFTKHLLRRHDQSLEVYEAKYGCLTYTQKTLTVPTSKTHLRNAQFPSKISIGSQNSTKVLSHDSNNISDLFKNDKVRRGPGLFQIESKLDKSINELFSRQKKGPAPIDQKKEPNRNTGDKDPYELPESPLSENDQVQSESDLDPSYSPRTRIVTIIQNKTYSKRKTATPIHSTSEDSTQPKPSSPNGMEGNEDEFEKRDLSPFRDIDNNHVDIFKRQKQIIYTYSRRMSMRGALQASKKLYEKIKSEEQDQSDVEIKDEDTDEDLVIEKETVQPQNTTEELPDIDLNRKNCPYCPAVFESGVGLSNHVRGHLHRIGLNYKARHKVSAEEVATTEEKSPIGPRISTLMKKREELQQNTDSETVKLVHSCPLCGDSFDNRTGQANHIRGHLKKLGKGLISKHRSPILLLRELMRDKKEYQRALEIIGKNNHVQYNKASSKLSDFRTFTPRFIDSMKEDCSDAKPLTPKLSFDDIVSEKGLETNSDIKNNSALIGILKKRKCQEDSEQYSGSRLISSLPHSVTEKDGFKRKTCIHCNASFHSGVSLSNHLRACARRKKNGLPDGNALDGKVRRQRMRPGPKKKILPLPQTPEEMYRLTCRISARDLSIDIQPL, encoded by the exons ATGGCAGCAGAAATGTCATGTCTGACAGGTGTTGATGCAGAGGACAAGGATGCTGACCCCGAGATCAATGCTCTCATGCTCATGCAAGAGCCGCTGAGAATGACCTCCTGCACAGATGCCTTCAGCAAGTCTTTGGGCCAGCCAAACAGTGTCCTAGATGTTCTCTCCAGTGAAGATATGTTATCCCCTGTTGGTTTGGGGAATGGACCTTCTGTACATCAGCCAACTGAGGCCCATGAACTCAACAGCTTCTCCAATGataaggaggaggaaaagaacaTCACGCCACTTAAAACAGTGCAAGAAATTGGTGGGATGTGGGATTTTGATATAGACTCTCCTGAAGATTCCTCAGATAACTTTAATAGTCCTAGTAATATTCCTTGGGATTCTCAAAAAGAGCTTATGCAATTTTTGTGGGACAGCCATGGAGACTCTCCAGGCGAAGAACCTAAAGAGGAGGCCACTCCCCCTGATATCCCAAAGAGACGGAAACGGAAAATGGACATGGTTGTAATGGTAGACCCATCTGAAGAGCTGTTTCCATCAGAAGACCAAGAAGATGAAATTCCAGTCATAAAAGTCTGCAAACCGAGGATGTCTCCATCAAGGATGTcgcccaccagaaatgttaccaAGTATACTAATGGCACAACAAAGCCCATCAAACATATTCTTTATAGTACGGCAACAAGTAATTCAAAGCAGAACAGTATAAATCATGAGCTCTCACCATTAAAAAGTCAATTCACAATAAACTCATATTCAGAGAAGCCTCAAGAATACActtgcacaaaatgcaaaatagttTTTAAGAAACAGAACCTGTTGGATTATCATATGAAGTCGCATACACAGCAGTTGAAGCCTTATGTTTGTAAAGAATGTGGCAAGTCTTTTAAAAAGAGCGGATTTCTTATTGAGCACATGTCAGTACATAAACCCAAGACTGTAGATAAAAAAAGTAGCACCCCTCAGTGGCTTTACTGCCCCCAGTGTTCATTTGGAACCACGTGCCCCAATAAATTTGTACACCATGCAAAAACACACCAGaaagataaaagaaaaatagtgctaaaatgtgaaaaatgtcaaTTCAAGACTGAAGATGAGTCTGACTTTAGGAAGCATACTGTCATGCGGCATAGCGTTCCTATGCCAAAAAAGCATGAAGAGAAATCCTCATTTACTTGTAACATTTgtagttcatataaaacatttagcaAACTTGTTTTCACAAAGCATTTACTGCGACGCCACGATCAATCTCTGGAAGTCTATGAAGCAAAATACGGTTGtcttacatacacacaaaaaaccctgACTGTACCCACTTCAAAAACTCACTTGAGAAATGCACAGTTTCCATCTAAAATATCCATTGGAAGCCAAAATTCCACTAAAGTGTTGTCGCACGATTCCAACAACatttcagatttatttaaaaatgacaaggtTAGGAGAGGTCCAGGGCTATTTCAAATAGAATCAAAGCTTGACAAATCTATCAATGAACTTTTTTCTCGTCAAAAGAAAGGACCAGCGCCCATCGATCAAAAGAAGGAACCCAATCGCAATACCGGCGACAAAGACCCTTATGAGTTGCCTGAGTCACCTTTGTCTGAAAATGACCAAGTCCAATCAGAAAGCGATCTTGATCCTAGCTATTCCCCAAGAACTAGAATAGTAACAATTATTCAGAACAAAACCTACTCCAAACGCAAAACTGCCACTCCAATTCACAGCACATCAGAAGACTCAACTCAACCAAAACCGTCAAGTCCCAATGGTATGGAGGGAAATGAGGACGAATTTGAGAAAAGGGACTTGTCGCCATTTAGGGATATCGACAACAACCACGTAGACATCTTCAAACGACAAAAGCAAATCATTTACACATACAGTAGAAGAATGTCTATGAGGGGAGCCCTGCAGGCATCGAAAAAGTTAtatgagaaaataaaaagtgagGAACAAGACCAGAGCGATGTTGAAATTAAAGACGAGGACACAGATGAAGATTTAGTGATTGAAAAAGAAACTGTCCAACCGCAAAACACCACTGAAGAGTTGCCAGATATCGATCTCAACCGCAAGAATTGTCCATACTGTCCTGCTGTTTTCGAGTCAGGTGTGGGACTGTCCAATCATGTACGAGGACATCTTCATAGAATTGGACTGAACTACAAGGCTCGTCACAAAGTGTCAGCTGAAGAGGTAGCTACCACTGAAGAGAAATCTCCCATTGGACCACGAATATCAACACTAATGAAGAAAAGAG AAGAACTGCAGCAGAACACGGACTCTGAGACTGTGAAGTTAGTCCATTCCTGTCCATTGTGTGGGGATTCCTTTGACAACAGGACAGGGCAGGCCAACCACATCCGAGGCCATCTCAAAAAGCTCGGGAAAGGCTTGATATCCAAACACAGATCGCCAATACTTCTACTCCGGGAGCTGATGCGCGACAAGAAAGAGTACCAGAGGGCACTAGAGATCATAGGAAAAAACAACCACGTCCAATACAACAAAGCATCGTCCAAACTGTCGGATTTTCGGACTTTTACACCACGCTTCATAGACTCTATGAAAGAGGACTGCTCTGATGCCAAACCACTCACACCCAAGCTCTCATTTGATGATATTGTTTCTGAAAAAGGACTGGAGACTAATTCGGACATCAAAAACAACTCTGCTTTGATAGGAATTCTCAAGAAAAGGAAATGTCAGGAAGACAGTGAGCAATATTCAGGATCAAGACTTATATCATCACTGCCACATTCAGTTACAG AGAAAGATGGATTCAAAAGAAAGACTTGCATCCATTGTAATGCATCGTTTCACAGTGGAGTGAGCCTCTCCAACCACCTTCGAGCATGTGCCAGGCGCAAGAAGAATGGCCTACCTGATGGAAATG CTCTTGATGGTAAAGTGAGAAGACAACGAATGAGGCCAGGCCCAAAGAAGAAAATCTTGCCCCTGCCTCAAACCCCAGAGGAGATGTACCGACTCACCTGCAG GATCAGTGCTAGGGACCTTTCCATTGACATACAGCCTTTGTGA
- the znf644a gene encoding zinc finger protein 644a isoform X1, which produces MAAEMSCLTGVDAEDKDADPEINALMLMQEPLRMTSCTDAFSKSLGQPNSVLDVLSSEDMLSPVGLGNGPSVHQPTEAHELNSFSNDKEEEKNITPLKTVQEIGGMWDFDIDSPEDSSDNFNSPSNIPWDSQKELMQFLWDSHGDSPGEEPKEEATPPDIPKRRKRKMDMVVMVDPSEELFPSEDQEDEIPVIKVCKPRMSPSRMSPTRNVTKYTNGTTKPIKHILYSTATSNSKQNSINHELSPLKSQFTINSYSEKPQEYTCTKCKIVFKKQNLLDYHMKSHTQQLKPYVCKECGKSFKKSGFLIEHMSVHKPKTVDKKSSTPQWLYCPQCSFGTTCPNKFVHHAKTHQKDKRKIVLKCEKCQFKTEDESDFRKHTVMRHSVPMPKKHEEKSSFTCNICSSYKTFSKLVFTKHLLRRHDQSLEVYEAKYGCLTYTQKTLTVPTSKTHLRNAQFPSKISIGSQNSTKVLSHDSNNISDLFKNDKVRRGPGLFQIESKLDKSINELFSRQKKGPAPIDQKKEPNRNTGDKDPYELPESPLSENDQVQSESDLDPSYSPRTRIVTIIQNKTYSKRKTATPIHSTSEDSTQPKPSSPNGMEGNEDEFEKRDLSPFRDIDNNHVDIFKRQKQIIYTYSRRMSMRGALQASKKLYEKIKSEEQDQSDVEIKDEDTDEDLVIEKETVQPQNTTEELPDIDLNRKNCPYCPAVFESGVGLSNHVRGHLHRIGLNYKARHKVSAEEVATTEEKSPIGPRISTLMKKREELQQNTDSETVKLVHSCPLCGDSFDNRTGQANHIRGHLKKLGKGLISKHRSPILLLRELMRDKKEYQRALEIIGKNNHVQYNKASSKLSDFRTFTPRFIDSMKEDCSDAKPLTPKLSFDDIVSEKGLETNSDIKNNSALIGILKKRKCQEDSEQYSGSRLISSLPHSVTEKDGFKRKTCIHCNASFHSGVSLSNHLRACARRKKNGLPDGNALDGKVRRQRMRPGPKKKILPLPQTPEEMYRLTCRFCDLVFQGPLSVQEDWVKHLQRHIMNTSVPHTGLAMTEVSSVPKEPYTRKYEQDSSTGAPC; this is translated from the exons ATGGCAGCAGAAATGTCATGTCTGACAGGTGTTGATGCAGAGGACAAGGATGCTGACCCCGAGATCAATGCTCTCATGCTCATGCAAGAGCCGCTGAGAATGACCTCCTGCACAGATGCCTTCAGCAAGTCTTTGGGCCAGCCAAACAGTGTCCTAGATGTTCTCTCCAGTGAAGATATGTTATCCCCTGTTGGTTTGGGGAATGGACCTTCTGTACATCAGCCAACTGAGGCCCATGAACTCAACAGCTTCTCCAATGataaggaggaggaaaagaacaTCACGCCACTTAAAACAGTGCAAGAAATTGGTGGGATGTGGGATTTTGATATAGACTCTCCTGAAGATTCCTCAGATAACTTTAATAGTCCTAGTAATATTCCTTGGGATTCTCAAAAAGAGCTTATGCAATTTTTGTGGGACAGCCATGGAGACTCTCCAGGCGAAGAACCTAAAGAGGAGGCCACTCCCCCTGATATCCCAAAGAGACGGAAACGGAAAATGGACATGGTTGTAATGGTAGACCCATCTGAAGAGCTGTTTCCATCAGAAGACCAAGAAGATGAAATTCCAGTCATAAAAGTCTGCAAACCGAGGATGTCTCCATCAAGGATGTcgcccaccagaaatgttaccaAGTATACTAATGGCACAACAAAGCCCATCAAACATATTCTTTATAGTACGGCAACAAGTAATTCAAAGCAGAACAGTATAAATCATGAGCTCTCACCATTAAAAAGTCAATTCACAATAAACTCATATTCAGAGAAGCCTCAAGAATACActtgcacaaaatgcaaaatagttTTTAAGAAACAGAACCTGTTGGATTATCATATGAAGTCGCATACACAGCAGTTGAAGCCTTATGTTTGTAAAGAATGTGGCAAGTCTTTTAAAAAGAGCGGATTTCTTATTGAGCACATGTCAGTACATAAACCCAAGACTGTAGATAAAAAAAGTAGCACCCCTCAGTGGCTTTACTGCCCCCAGTGTTCATTTGGAACCACGTGCCCCAATAAATTTGTACACCATGCAAAAACACACCAGaaagataaaagaaaaatagtgctaaaatgtgaaaaatgtcaaTTCAAGACTGAAGATGAGTCTGACTTTAGGAAGCATACTGTCATGCGGCATAGCGTTCCTATGCCAAAAAAGCATGAAGAGAAATCCTCATTTACTTGTAACATTTgtagttcatataaaacatttagcaAACTTGTTTTCACAAAGCATTTACTGCGACGCCACGATCAATCTCTGGAAGTCTATGAAGCAAAATACGGTTGtcttacatacacacaaaaaaccctgACTGTACCCACTTCAAAAACTCACTTGAGAAATGCACAGTTTCCATCTAAAATATCCATTGGAAGCCAAAATTCCACTAAAGTGTTGTCGCACGATTCCAACAACatttcagatttatttaaaaatgacaaggtTAGGAGAGGTCCAGGGCTATTTCAAATAGAATCAAAGCTTGACAAATCTATCAATGAACTTTTTTCTCGTCAAAAGAAAGGACCAGCGCCCATCGATCAAAAGAAGGAACCCAATCGCAATACCGGCGACAAAGACCCTTATGAGTTGCCTGAGTCACCTTTGTCTGAAAATGACCAAGTCCAATCAGAAAGCGATCTTGATCCTAGCTATTCCCCAAGAACTAGAATAGTAACAATTATTCAGAACAAAACCTACTCCAAACGCAAAACTGCCACTCCAATTCACAGCACATCAGAAGACTCAACTCAACCAAAACCGTCAAGTCCCAATGGTATGGAGGGAAATGAGGACGAATTTGAGAAAAGGGACTTGTCGCCATTTAGGGATATCGACAACAACCACGTAGACATCTTCAAACGACAAAAGCAAATCATTTACACATACAGTAGAAGAATGTCTATGAGGGGAGCCCTGCAGGCATCGAAAAAGTTAtatgagaaaataaaaagtgagGAACAAGACCAGAGCGATGTTGAAATTAAAGACGAGGACACAGATGAAGATTTAGTGATTGAAAAAGAAACTGTCCAACCGCAAAACACCACTGAAGAGTTGCCAGATATCGATCTCAACCGCAAGAATTGTCCATACTGTCCTGCTGTTTTCGAGTCAGGTGTGGGACTGTCCAATCATGTACGAGGACATCTTCATAGAATTGGACTGAACTACAAGGCTCGTCACAAAGTGTCAGCTGAAGAGGTAGCTACCACTGAAGAGAAATCTCCCATTGGACCACGAATATCAACACTAATGAAGAAAAGAG AAGAACTGCAGCAGAACACGGACTCTGAGACTGTGAAGTTAGTCCATTCCTGTCCATTGTGTGGGGATTCCTTTGACAACAGGACAGGGCAGGCCAACCACATCCGAGGCCATCTCAAAAAGCTCGGGAAAGGCTTGATATCCAAACACAGATCGCCAATACTTCTACTCCGGGAGCTGATGCGCGACAAGAAAGAGTACCAGAGGGCACTAGAGATCATAGGAAAAAACAACCACGTCCAATACAACAAAGCATCGTCCAAACTGTCGGATTTTCGGACTTTTACACCACGCTTCATAGACTCTATGAAAGAGGACTGCTCTGATGCCAAACCACTCACACCCAAGCTCTCATTTGATGATATTGTTTCTGAAAAAGGACTGGAGACTAATTCGGACATCAAAAACAACTCTGCTTTGATAGGAATTCTCAAGAAAAGGAAATGTCAGGAAGACAGTGAGCAATATTCAGGATCAAGACTTATATCATCACTGCCACATTCAGTTACAG AGAAAGATGGATTCAAAAGAAAGACTTGCATCCATTGTAATGCATCGTTTCACAGTGGAGTGAGCCTCTCCAACCACCTTCGAGCATGTGCCAGGCGCAAGAAGAATGGCCTACCTGATGGAAATG CTCTTGATGGTAAAGTGAGAAGACAACGAATGAGGCCAGGCCCAAAGAAGAAAATCTTGCCCCTGCCTCAAACCCCAGAGGAGATGTACCGACTCACCTGCAG GTTCTGTGACTTGGTGTTCCAGGGCCCTCTGTCTGTGCAGGAGGACTGGGTCAAACACTTGCAGAGACACATTATGAACACTAGTGTGCCCCATACCGGCCTGGCCATGACGGAGGTCAGCTCTGTGCCCAAAGAGCCCTacaccaggaagtatgagcaagACAGCAGCACCGGCGCCCCCTGCTGA
- the znf644a gene encoding zinc finger protein 644a isoform X2, with product MAAEMSCLTGVDAEDKDADPEINALMLMQEPLRMTSCTDAFSKSLGQPNSVLDVLSSEDMLSPVGLGNGPSVHQPTEAHELNSFSNDKEEEKNITPLKTVQEIGGMWDFDIDSPEDSSDNFNSPSNIPWDSQKELMQFLWDSHGDSPGEEPKEEATPPDIPKRRKRKMDMVVMVDPSEELFPSEDQEDEIPVIKVCKPRMSPSRMSPTRNVTKYTNGTTKPIKHILYSTATSNSKQNSINHELSPLKSQFTINSYSEKPQEYTCTKCKIVFKKQNLLDYHMKSHTQQLKPYVCKECGKSFKKSGFLIEHMSVHKPKTVDKKSSTPQWLYCPQCSFGTTCPNKFVHHAKTHQKDKRKIVLKCEKCQFKTEDESDFRKHTVMRHSVPMPKKHEEKSSFTCNICSSYKTFSKLVFTKHLLRRHDQSLEVYEAKYGCLTYTQKTLTVPTSKTHLRNAQFPSKISIGSQNSTKVLSHDSNNISDLFKNDKVRRGPGLFQIESKLDKSINELFSRQKKGPAPIDQKKEPNRNTGDKDPYELPESPLSENDQVQSESDLDPSYSPRTRIVTIIQNKTYSKRKTATPIHSTSEDSTQPKPSSPNGMEGNEDEFEKRDLSPFRDIDNNHVDIFKRQKQIIYTYSRRMSMRGALQASKKLYEKIKSEEQDQSDVEIKDEDTDEDLVIEKETVQPQNTTEELPDIDLNRKNCPYCPAVFESGVGLSNHVRGHLHRIGLNYKARHKVSAEEVATTEEKSPIGPRISTLMKKRELQQNTDSETVKLVHSCPLCGDSFDNRTGQANHIRGHLKKLGKGLISKHRSPILLLRELMRDKKEYQRALEIIGKNNHVQYNKASSKLSDFRTFTPRFIDSMKEDCSDAKPLTPKLSFDDIVSEKGLETNSDIKNNSALIGILKKRKCQEDSEQYSGSRLISSLPHSVTEKDGFKRKTCIHCNASFHSGVSLSNHLRACARRKKNGLPDGNALDGKVRRQRMRPGPKKKILPLPQTPEEMYRLTCRFCDLVFQGPLSVQEDWVKHLQRHIMNTSVPHTGLAMTEVSSVPKEPYTRKYEQDSSTGAPC from the exons ATGGCAGCAGAAATGTCATGTCTGACAGGTGTTGATGCAGAGGACAAGGATGCTGACCCCGAGATCAATGCTCTCATGCTCATGCAAGAGCCGCTGAGAATGACCTCCTGCACAGATGCCTTCAGCAAGTCTTTGGGCCAGCCAAACAGTGTCCTAGATGTTCTCTCCAGTGAAGATATGTTATCCCCTGTTGGTTTGGGGAATGGACCTTCTGTACATCAGCCAACTGAGGCCCATGAACTCAACAGCTTCTCCAATGataaggaggaggaaaagaacaTCACGCCACTTAAAACAGTGCAAGAAATTGGTGGGATGTGGGATTTTGATATAGACTCTCCTGAAGATTCCTCAGATAACTTTAATAGTCCTAGTAATATTCCTTGGGATTCTCAAAAAGAGCTTATGCAATTTTTGTGGGACAGCCATGGAGACTCTCCAGGCGAAGAACCTAAAGAGGAGGCCACTCCCCCTGATATCCCAAAGAGACGGAAACGGAAAATGGACATGGTTGTAATGGTAGACCCATCTGAAGAGCTGTTTCCATCAGAAGACCAAGAAGATGAAATTCCAGTCATAAAAGTCTGCAAACCGAGGATGTCTCCATCAAGGATGTcgcccaccagaaatgttaccaAGTATACTAATGGCACAACAAAGCCCATCAAACATATTCTTTATAGTACGGCAACAAGTAATTCAAAGCAGAACAGTATAAATCATGAGCTCTCACCATTAAAAAGTCAATTCACAATAAACTCATATTCAGAGAAGCCTCAAGAATACActtgcacaaaatgcaaaatagttTTTAAGAAACAGAACCTGTTGGATTATCATATGAAGTCGCATACACAGCAGTTGAAGCCTTATGTTTGTAAAGAATGTGGCAAGTCTTTTAAAAAGAGCGGATTTCTTATTGAGCACATGTCAGTACATAAACCCAAGACTGTAGATAAAAAAAGTAGCACCCCTCAGTGGCTTTACTGCCCCCAGTGTTCATTTGGAACCACGTGCCCCAATAAATTTGTACACCATGCAAAAACACACCAGaaagataaaagaaaaatagtgctaaaatgtgaaaaatgtcaaTTCAAGACTGAAGATGAGTCTGACTTTAGGAAGCATACTGTCATGCGGCATAGCGTTCCTATGCCAAAAAAGCATGAAGAGAAATCCTCATTTACTTGTAACATTTgtagttcatataaaacatttagcaAACTTGTTTTCACAAAGCATTTACTGCGACGCCACGATCAATCTCTGGAAGTCTATGAAGCAAAATACGGTTGtcttacatacacacaaaaaaccctgACTGTACCCACTTCAAAAACTCACTTGAGAAATGCACAGTTTCCATCTAAAATATCCATTGGAAGCCAAAATTCCACTAAAGTGTTGTCGCACGATTCCAACAACatttcagatttatttaaaaatgacaaggtTAGGAGAGGTCCAGGGCTATTTCAAATAGAATCAAAGCTTGACAAATCTATCAATGAACTTTTTTCTCGTCAAAAGAAAGGACCAGCGCCCATCGATCAAAAGAAGGAACCCAATCGCAATACCGGCGACAAAGACCCTTATGAGTTGCCTGAGTCACCTTTGTCTGAAAATGACCAAGTCCAATCAGAAAGCGATCTTGATCCTAGCTATTCCCCAAGAACTAGAATAGTAACAATTATTCAGAACAAAACCTACTCCAAACGCAAAACTGCCACTCCAATTCACAGCACATCAGAAGACTCAACTCAACCAAAACCGTCAAGTCCCAATGGTATGGAGGGAAATGAGGACGAATTTGAGAAAAGGGACTTGTCGCCATTTAGGGATATCGACAACAACCACGTAGACATCTTCAAACGACAAAAGCAAATCATTTACACATACAGTAGAAGAATGTCTATGAGGGGAGCCCTGCAGGCATCGAAAAAGTTAtatgagaaaataaaaagtgagGAACAAGACCAGAGCGATGTTGAAATTAAAGACGAGGACACAGATGAAGATTTAGTGATTGAAAAAGAAACTGTCCAACCGCAAAACACCACTGAAGAGTTGCCAGATATCGATCTCAACCGCAAGAATTGTCCATACTGTCCTGCTGTTTTCGAGTCAGGTGTGGGACTGTCCAATCATGTACGAGGACATCTTCATAGAATTGGACTGAACTACAAGGCTCGTCACAAAGTGTCAGCTGAAGAGGTAGCTACCACTGAAGAGAAATCTCCCATTGGACCACGAATATCAACACTAATGAAGAAAAGAG AACTGCAGCAGAACACGGACTCTGAGACTGTGAAGTTAGTCCATTCCTGTCCATTGTGTGGGGATTCCTTTGACAACAGGACAGGGCAGGCCAACCACATCCGAGGCCATCTCAAAAAGCTCGGGAAAGGCTTGATATCCAAACACAGATCGCCAATACTTCTACTCCGGGAGCTGATGCGCGACAAGAAAGAGTACCAGAGGGCACTAGAGATCATAGGAAAAAACAACCACGTCCAATACAACAAAGCATCGTCCAAACTGTCGGATTTTCGGACTTTTACACCACGCTTCATAGACTCTATGAAAGAGGACTGCTCTGATGCCAAACCACTCACACCCAAGCTCTCATTTGATGATATTGTTTCTGAAAAAGGACTGGAGACTAATTCGGACATCAAAAACAACTCTGCTTTGATAGGAATTCTCAAGAAAAGGAAATGTCAGGAAGACAGTGAGCAATATTCAGGATCAAGACTTATATCATCACTGCCACATTCAGTTACAG AGAAAGATGGATTCAAAAGAAAGACTTGCATCCATTGTAATGCATCGTTTCACAGTGGAGTGAGCCTCTCCAACCACCTTCGAGCATGTGCCAGGCGCAAGAAGAATGGCCTACCTGATGGAAATG CTCTTGATGGTAAAGTGAGAAGACAACGAATGAGGCCAGGCCCAAAGAAGAAAATCTTGCCCCTGCCTCAAACCCCAGAGGAGATGTACCGACTCACCTGCAG GTTCTGTGACTTGGTGTTCCAGGGCCCTCTGTCTGTGCAGGAGGACTGGGTCAAACACTTGCAGAGACACATTATGAACACTAGTGTGCCCCATACCGGCCTGGCCATGACGGAGGTCAGCTCTGTGCCCAAAGAGCCCTacaccaggaagtatgagcaagACAGCAGCACCGGCGCCCCCTGCTGA